In Salmo salar chromosome ssa24, Ssal_v3.1, whole genome shotgun sequence, the following proteins share a genomic window:
- the LOC106584961 gene encoding isotocin-neurophysin IT 2, translated as MTGAAVSVCLLYVLSVCSACYISNCPIGGKRSIMDAPQRKCMSCGPGEQGRCFGPSICCGEDVGCWMGSRETAHCMEENYLPTPCQAGGRPCGSDTARCAAPGVCCDSEGCSVDQSCLTEEEGDNQISQSEGSDSADVILRLLHLADHTPPHRVHQ; from the exons ATGACTGGAGCCGCCGTGTCCGTGTGTCTACTGtacgtcctgtctgtctgttcagcctGCTACATCTCCAACTGTCCCATCGGGGGCAAGAGGTCCATAATGGACGCTCCACAGCGCAAG TGTATGTCTTGTGGGCCAGGGGAGCAGGGCCGCTGCTTTGGCCCCAGTATATGCTGTGGGGAGGATGTGGGCTGCTGGATGGGCTCTCGGGAGACGGCACACTGCATGGAGGAGAACTACCTGCCCACCCCCTGCCAGGCGGGAGGGAGACCCTGTGGATCTGATACAGCACGCTGCGCCGCACCGGGAGTCTGCTGTGACTCAG AGGGCTGCAGTGTGGACCAATCTTGTCTCACTGAGGAGGAAGGCGACAATCAAATCAGCCAATCAGAGGGCAGCGACTCCGCAGACGTCATCCTCAGGCTCCTGCACTTGGCTGACCACACGCCTCCTCATAGAGTCCACCAATGA